In Solanum pennellii chromosome 3, SPENNV200, a single window of DNA contains:
- the LOC107014866 gene encoding COBW domain-containing protein 1, whose protein sequence is MASLSIDIATTFMGLAKRHTPQFYGLRTAVFPTLWKTSKCQRFSLSTSSSSRISVAINTSSKPNRFSRGFTVSSTSTSAPQSEDFDILTKIPQDDRIPATIITGFLGSGKTTLLNHILTADHGKRIAVIENEYGEVDIDGSLVAAKAAGAEEIMMLNNGCLCCTVRGDLVRMIAELVSRKKGKFDHIVIETTGLANPAPIIQTFYAEDQVFNDVKLDGVVTLVDSKHVGFHLDETKPKGVVNEAVEQIAYADRIIINKTDLVGDSEVSSLIQRIKKINSMAHLKRTQFGKVDLDYVLGIGGFDLERIESSVGAEGSNEDHTGHDHGHDHHHHDHDHEHEHEHEHEHDHKHEHHDHHHSHDHTHDPGVSSVSIVCEGTLDLEKANMWLGTLLMERSDDIYRMKGLLSVEGMDERFVFQGVHDIFQGSPDRPWKSDEPRTNKIVFIGKNLDAKELEEGFKACLT, encoded by the exons ATGGCTTCTTTGTCTATAGACATAGCCACCACCTTTATGGGACTGGCCAAGCGTCACACCCCACAGTTCTATGGTCTTCGTACAGCAGTGTTCCCAACTTTGTGGAAAACAAGCAAATGTCAGAGGTTCAGTTTATCCACTAGTTCCTCTTCGAGAATTAGTGTTGCAATCAATACTTCTTCAAAACCAAACAGATTCTCTCGCGGATTTACTGTTTCTTCTACATCAACTTCCGCCCCACAAAGCGAGGACTTTGATATCTTAACCAAGATTCCTCAAGATGATCGAATTCCAGCTACCATTATCACTGGTTTCTTGGGTTCTGGgaaa ACTACCTTATTAAATCACATATTGACTGCGGATCATGGCAAGCGCATTGCTGTTATAGAGAATGAG TATGGTGAAGTGGATATTGATGGTTCCTTGGTTGCTGCAAAAGCTGCTGGGGCGGAGGAGATTATGATGCTTAACAATGGGTGTCTCTGTTGCACTGTGAGGGGTGATCTAGTTAGGATGATCGCAGAGTTGGTCAgtagaaagaaagggaaatttgACCATATTGTCATAGAGACTACAG GATTGGCAAATCCTGCACCAATTATTCAAACTTTCTACGCGGAGGATCAGGTTTTCAATGATGTTAAGTTGGATGGTGTTGTTACACTGGTTGATTCTAAACACGTTGGTTTTCACTTGGATGAGACTAAGCCAAAAGGTGTCGTCAATGAAGCAGTTGAGCAAATAGCTTATGCTGACCGTATTATAATTAACAAG ACTGATCTTGTTGGTGATTCTGAAGTTTCTTCTTTGATTCAGCGAATCAAG AAAATAAATAGTATGGCTCATTTGAAGAGGACACAGTTTGGAAAGGTCGATTTGGACTATGTCCTAGGGATTGGAGGCTTTGATTTGGAAAG AATTGAGAGTTCGGTTGGCGCTGAAGGTTCTAATGAGGACCATACTGGCCATGATCATGGTCATGATCACCACCACCATGACCATGAccatgaacatgaacatgaacatgaacatgaacatgatCACAAGCATG AGCATCATGATCATCACCATTCTCACGATCATACTCATGACCCTGGTGTTTCTTCTGTGAGCATAGTTTGTGAAGGGACCTTGGATCTTGAGAAG GCTAATATGTGGTTGGGAACGTTGCTGATGGAACGAAGCGATGACATATATCGGATGAAGGGTCTTTTATCTGTTGAGGGAATGGATGAGAGATTTGTCTTTCAG